CCTCTGTTTTTCATCGAGCGGAGCAAGAACAGGAATCGTGTCCACTATGACGCCTGCCTCACTGAGCGGAACGAGCTTTCGGAGTCCGGGCCGGTGATCGCCTATTGGGTTCTCGAAAACGGACAGCGCGGTGAGCTCAATATTATCGAGAGGAAGTACGCGTATGGCGTTTCTTCCTCTGCGAAGACCGGAAAAGAGAGCGCGTGGTTTACCCTCGCCGCCCTCAAGAACCGGAAGGTGAGCATCCGGAAAATCGGGGGCGCGTATAAAGCGATCATGGCGGTAAGGGGCCAGGAGGTAATCCTCGACCGGGTCTTCATAGCGTCGAGAGAGCGCAGGCTCAGGCAGCCGAAGGTGCTGTATGTCGACCTCTTCGGCCATGCGGTGAAAGGCAATGCTCCTGTAAAGGAGAGGATTGTCCCCCGGTGAGCGGTAAGGCCTGACGGTTCAGCGAGTGAGGGCCGCCGGCAGGCAATCCCGGCGTAAAAGGAACATTAACGCGGAGCAGCGCTGACCTCTACCGGAACCCCCGCCTGCTGTTTGAGAGCCTGCTCGACCCTGGCCCAGTCGACGCTCTTCAGCACGCTCTGCTCTTGCAGGACTCTCCGTGCCTCGGCCCTCATATCCTTTATCTTTCCGTAAATATCTCGGTGGACTTCCATGAAGACCCTTCCATCTCTCAAAACGGCGACTTTAACGGGCCGGTAGATCAGTTCTCCGGGCATGCCGGCACGGACGCTCCTGTAGAGCCGGCCCATATGCTCGGGCAGCACCCTGACGCACCCGTGGCTCATGAATGCGTAGATGGTCGACGGATCGGTCGTCTCGTGGATCACGATCCCGGGGATCGATGTCCTGACGGCATACCTCCCCAGCGGGCTCTTGGGCCCCGGAGGAAGGCTCTCTTTCACCACAGCGCCCTCCCGCCGCATCTCCTCCTGGATGGACTTGGGCACGAGCCAGGTAGGGCTGGTGCGCTTGCCCACGATCGTGAACCTGCCGGCAGGGGTCTCCCATCCCCTCTGACCGTTTCCCTTGGGCGCGCCGAGGCCGACGGGAATGGCCCTGTCGAGGGTGCCGCGGTCGAAAAGGTAGAGCATCCTGCCCGGGATATCGATGATGATCCCCCGCTGCACCGCCCTCGGGATGATCTTCCGCAGGGTGATGCGGAGCCGCTGGCCTGCTCTGAGCGGTGCGTCGGGATCGATGCGGTTCTCTTCGGCGATGCTTCTCCAATCGACGCCGAACCGGGCGCCGATGCTGCTGAGGGTATCTCGCGGAGCTGTCCGGTAGCTCGTCTTCTGCTCGAAGAGCAGACCGGCGGCAGCGAGGGAGGGGAACAGCACCCCGGTGACCAGCCCTGCAATCAAAAGGACGAGAAACGTACGATAGCGCAGTATCATGGTTATGCTCCTGCCGTGTAATGAGCTGTACAGCCCGCCTGCCCGATAGGGAAACTATACCAATGTACCTCTTTGCTGTCAATTGCAGGCGATGGATAACCGGGCAGTGTGCGACAAAGAAAGGACAGGGCGGGAAAGAAACAGAGGGCCCGGGATTCTCAAGAACCCCGGGCCCCGATGGTCAAGTTCCGCAACCGAGGGCATGGCCCTCTGCTTTTAGACTACCGTACTGCCCCGCAGCAAGTCAACGAGGCATACCGCTCGCCTTCCCTGATTCCTCCCCCTTTTCCCTTGCCGGACATGGTAAAATAGATGAGTTTATGATCGCCTCGTTACGCGGAAAGCTCATATCCAAGCGGCCCGACAACGTTATCGTCGACGTGAACGGCGTCGGGTACAGCGTGCAGGTCCCGCTGACGCTCCTGTCGGACCTTCCCGAAGAGCATGCCGAGGTCTTTCTCCATATTCATACCCATGTCCGCGAAGACGCCCTCCTGCTCTACGGGTTTCAGAACGAGGACGAAAAACGGATCTTCACGACGCTGATCGGCATATCGGGGGTGGGGCCGAAGACGGCGCTGAGCCTGCTCTCGACGATCCCGCCCGAGAAGTTCTACCATGCGATCAATACGGAGGATGTGGAGGTGCTCTGCAAGGTGCCCGGGCTCGGGAAGAAGACGGCGCACCGGCTGATCCTCGAGCTGCGGGAGAAGCTCCCCTCGATCAAGGAGAAGAAGAGCTCCGCCTACGAGGATACGCTCTCGGCGCTCGTGAATCTCGGGTATAAGAAGAGCGAGGCCCAGAATGCCCTCGACAAGGCGAACGGGAGCGGGCTGGCGGATATCGAGAGCCTGCTCAGGGAATCCTTAAAATACCTTACCAAAGAAAGCAAGTGAGACGTGCCCTATGAGAATAGAAGATAAAGGAGCCGGCCCCCTCTCTCCTGAAGCGGACCAGGAAGAGCTTACCTACGAGATAAACCTGCGGCCCCGCACCCTTGACGAGTTCGTGGGACAGCAGAAGATCAAGGAGAACCTCAAGGTCTTTATCGCTGCGGCGGGCATGCGGAAAGAGGCGCTCGATCACGCGCTCTTCTTCGGCCCCCCCGGCCTCGGGAAGACGACGCTCGCTACCATCATCGCCCATGAGCTCGGGGTGAATATAAAGACCACCTCGGGCCCGGTGCTCGAGCGGCCCGGCGACCTGGCGGCCATACTGACAAATCTCTCGGAAAGGGATATCCTTTTCATAGACGAGATCCACCGGCTGCCGAGGATCGTCGAAGAGGTGCTCTATCCCGCGATGGAGGATTACAACCTCGATATCATCATCGGCCAGGGGCCCAACGCCCGGACGCTGAAGCTGAACCTGCCCCGGTTCACGCTGGTTGGCGCAACCACGAGGACGGGGCTCCTCACCTCTCCGCTGAGAGACCGCTTCGGCGTCATCTGCAGGCTGGAGTTTTACAATCCCGAGGAGCTGAAGCTGATCGTGAGCCGCTCAGCCCAGCTGCTCGAAGTCGAGATAAAGGGCGACGCAGCGCAGGAGCTCGCCCGGAGGTCGCGCGGCACGCCCCGGATCGCCAACCGGCTCTTGAAGCGGGTGCGCGACTTCGCCCAGGTGAAGGCGGACGGGATCATCGATCTGACGGTGGCGAAAGAGGCGCTCGCAGCGCTCGACGTGGACAACCTCGGCCTCGACGAGGTGGACCGGAA
The Nitrospirota bacterium genome window above contains:
- a CDS encoding DUF4833 domain-containing protein; this encodes MSRGIVKTLAVIAILVSTGWGAVAEAACQKTYPLFFIERSKNRNRVHYDACLTERNELSESGPVIAYWVLENGQRGELNIIERKYAYGVSSSAKTGKESAWFTLAALKNRKVSIRKIGGAYKAIMAVRGQEVILDRVFIASRERRLRQPKVLYVDLFGHAVKGNAPVKERIVPR
- a CDS encoding L,D-transpeptidase family protein, coding for MILRYRTFLVLLIAGLVTGVLFPSLAAAGLLFEQKTSYRTAPRDTLSSIGARFGVDWRSIAEENRIDPDAPLRAGQRLRITLRKIIPRAVQRGIIIDIPGRMLYLFDRGTLDRAIPVGLGAPKGNGQRGWETPAGRFTIVGKRTSPTWLVPKSIQEEMRREGAVVKESLPPGPKSPLGRYAVRTSIPGIVIHETTDPSTIYAFMSHGCVRVLPEHMGRLYRSVRAGMPGELIYRPVKVAVLRDGRVFMEVHRDIYGKIKDMRAEARRVLQEQSVLKSVDWARVEQALKQQAGVPVEVSAAPR
- the ruvB gene encoding Holliday junction branch migration DNA helicase RuvB, whose translation is MRIEDKGAGPLSPEADQEELTYEINLRPRTLDEFVGQQKIKENLKVFIAAAGMRKEALDHALFFGPPGLGKTTLATIIAHELGVNIKTTSGPVLERPGDLAAILTNLSERDILFIDEIHRLPRIVEEVLYPAMEDYNLDIIIGQGPNARTLKLNLPRFTLVGATTRTGLLTSPLRDRFGVICRLEFYNPEELKLIVSRSAQLLEVEIKGDAAQELARRSRGTPRIANRLLKRVRDFAQVKADGIIDLTVAKEALAALDVDNLGLDEVDRKLLRTIVEKFNGGPAGVDAIAAAMREDRETIEDVYEPYLLQEGLLERTSRGRLATRLAYEHLGKKLPQGLF
- the ruvA gene encoding Holliday junction branch migration protein RuvA, with protein sequence MIASLRGKLISKRPDNVIVDVNGVGYSVQVPLTLLSDLPEEHAEVFLHIHTHVREDALLLYGFQNEDEKRIFTTLIGISGVGPKTALSLLSTIPPEKFYHAINTEDVEVLCKVPGLGKKTAHRLILELREKLPSIKEKKSSAYEDTLSALVNLGYKKSEAQNALDKANGSGLADIESLLRESLKYLTKESK